The sequence below is a genomic window from Barrientosiimonas humi.
GACCTACTCCGGCTGCCCGGCGATGGACGCCATCCGCGGCCGCATCGAGCACGTCGCCCGCAAGCACGGTCTGGGCGCCGAGGTCGAGACCCGGTTGAGCCCGGCGTGGACCACCGACTGGATGAGTGACGATGGGCGAGAAGCGTTGTCGCGCTTCGGGATCGCGCCTCCCGGCGCGAAGCCGGGCGGGCCGGTGGCCCTGTCGCTGAGCGTACGTCGGGTGGTGTGTCCGCAGTGCGGGGGCGACGACACCGAGGAGCTGTCCCGGTTCAGCGGAACCGCGTGCAAGGCGCTGCGGCGCTGCCGGTCCTGCCGTGAGCCGTTCGAGGAGTTCAAGGCCATCTGATGTCGCTGCTGAGCACTGCGCCGAAGCGCACCCGTCCCCGTTTCCACGACCTCACGGTGGTCGACAAGCAACCGTTGACCGACTCGGCCGTCGCGGTCACCTTCGCCGTGCCCGACGACCTGGTCGAGGCCTTCGCGTTCGAGCCGGGCCAGCACCTCACGCTGCGCGCGCAGATCGGCGATCGCGAGGAGCGCCGGTCGTACTCCATCTGCCTTCCTCGCTCAGAAGCGTTGCGCCGCAACGTCGTTCGCGTCGGGGTGGCGAAGGTGCCCGGTGGTGCGATGTCCACCTGGGTGCACGACGAGCTGCAGGTCGGCGACACGGTGCAGGTGATGGCGCCGCTGGGGGGCTTCACCTGCCCGACCCGGCCCGACCTGGCGCGCCACCACGTCGCGATCGCCGCCGGCTCGGGCATCACGCCGGTGCTGTCGCTGCTCGCGACGGCGCTCGAGGAGGAGCCGCGGTCGCGGGCGACGCTGCTGTTCGGCAACCGGCGCACCGACTCGGTGATGTTCCTCGAGGAGCTCGAGGACCTCAAGAACGCCTACCCCGGCCGCTTCCACCTGATCCACGTGCTGTCCCGCGAGCCGCAGGACGTCGAGCTGTTCACCGGCCGCATCGACCGGGAGCGCCTCGAGCGGATCACCTCGCTGCTGGTGCCGGTCGAGTCGGTCGACGAGTGGTACCTGTGCGGCCCGTTCGGGATGGTCGAGGACGCCCGCGGGCTGCTCGAGGACCGGGGCGTGCCGCACGAGCACGTGCACCACGAGATCTTCCACGTCGACGACGCCGGGCTGCCCACGGCGCCGCCGCCGGTGGTCGAGGACCCGTCCGCACCGCCCGAGGCGACGGTCACGGTCAACCTGGACGGACGGCGTACGACCATCCCGATGCCCTCGAAGCAGGAGACGATCCTCGCGGCCACGCTGCGCGAGCGCCCCGACGCGCCGTTCTCGTGCACCGGCGGGGTGTGCGGCACGTGCCGGGCGCGCGTGGTCGACGGCGAGGTGCGGATGGATCGCAACTACGCCCTCGAGCCGGAGGAGGTCGACGCCGGCGTCGTGCTCGCCTGCCAGTCGCACCCGGTCAGCGAAAAGGTGACGCTCGACTACGACGCCTGACGGCACACTGGCGCGGTGACCGCCGCCCAGGACCGCGCGCTCGAGGCCGTCCGCGCCCGCGCGGCCGACGCCGACGCGGCCGTGCCCGGTGCGCCGACGCTGACGATCAACCTGCACCCCGACCGGCTCGACCGGCGGGGACGCCCGGTGCTGGAGGCGCTGGTCGCCGACGGCGAGGTGCACAACCAGTTCGTGACGGGTATCTCCGCCGGCGGGCTCGACAGCGTCATGCGCGGCGCCCGAACCCGTTGGGAACAGGCGATGTTCGGCGACGCGTACGACCACGCGGACCCGCACGAGCGGCCCCGTTATGCCGGTCTCAGCCTGGTGCGCGACCCGTGGGGTGCCTGCCCGCGGTTCGGGTCGGGGCACCTGCGGCTGCGCCCCGAGCTGCTGGAGCGCACGACCTTCACCTGGGGCGACAGCGTGACCGACCCGACCGCCGCCGGTGTCTGGGGGCGGATGGGCGCGGTGCTGCGGGCTGCCCAGGCGGACGGCTGGAGCGAGCTCACCGGTGCGCCGCGCCGGGCCGCCGACCTGCGCGACACCTACGTCGAGGCGCAGGTGCACGCGCCGGTGCGCCTGGCGGGCGACGTCGAGGCGCTGGTGCTGGACGAGTCGTTCCGGGGCAGCGCGGTCGAGCAGGTGGCCGGCGCCGCGGCGACCTCGTGCGGCTTCGACCTGGAGTGGGCGCCCGCCCGGTCGCTCGACCCGGACGCGCTCGACCCCGCGTTCCGCACCGGGCTCACGCCGCGGCTGGCACGCGAGGTGCACGCGCGGCTGGCGCGACCCGGGCAGCCGTTGGACGCCGAGCTGGTCGGCCGCGCCGCCCAGGAGGTGGTGCGCTCGCG
It includes:
- the paaD gene encoding 1,2-phenylacetyl-CoA epoxidase subunit PaaD produces the protein MVSAQLATSPLQEVAQIPDPEVPVVTIADLGILREASVADGVLRVVITPTYSGCPAMDAIRGRIEHVARKHGLGAEVETRLSPAWTTDWMSDDGREALSRFGIAPPGAKPGGPVALSLSVRRVVCPQCGGDDTEELSRFSGTACKALRRCRSCREPFEEFKAI
- the paaE gene encoding 1,2-phenylacetyl-CoA epoxidase subunit PaaE → MSLLSTAPKRTRPRFHDLTVVDKQPLTDSAVAVTFAVPDDLVEAFAFEPGQHLTLRAQIGDREERRSYSICLPRSEALRRNVVRVGVAKVPGGAMSTWVHDELQVGDTVQVMAPLGGFTCPTRPDLARHHVAIAAGSGITPVLSLLATALEEEPRSRATLLFGNRRTDSVMFLEELEDLKNAYPGRFHLIHVLSREPQDVELFTGRIDRERLERITSLLVPVESVDEWYLCGPFGMVEDARGLLEDRGVPHEHVHHEIFHVDDAGLPTAPPPVVEDPSAPPEATVTVNLDGRRTTIPMPSKQETILAATLRERPDAPFSCTGGVCGTCRARVVDGEVRMDRNYALEPEEVDAGVVLACQSHPVSEKVTLDYDA
- a CDS encoding DUF3626 domain-containing protein produces the protein MTAAQDRALEAVRARAADADAAVPGAPTLTINLHPDRLDRRGRPVLEALVADGEVHNQFVTGISAGGLDSVMRGARTRWEQAMFGDAYDHADPHERPRYAGLSLVRDPWGACPRFGSGHLRLRPELLERTTFTWGDSVTDPTAAGVWGRMGAVLRAAQADGWSELTGAPRRAADLRDTYVEAQVHAPVRLAGDVEALVLDESFRGSAVEQVAGAAATSCGFDLEWAPARSLDPDALDPAFRTGLTPRLAREVHARLARPGQPLDAELVGRAAQEVVRSRGEGWQAYGDVGQTLQEVKYLWHHLVRFGTPGTDR